Proteins encoded in a region of the Thermocaproicibacter melissae genome:
- a CDS encoding transcription repressor NadR, producing MDAAQRREGIRCTLHASSAPISASALAKKFGVSRQVIVGDVALLRAANVPISATPRGYVMQKDTERRGLVRTIACCHDKENIAQEMYTIVDNGCGILDVIVEHAVYGQISGQLHAFSRYDVDCFLKKLEGSEALPLCNLTGGVHLHTIVCPDEDAYQRVLDQLKEKGFLFEKDTPEG from the coding sequence ATGGATGCAGCACAGAGAAGAGAAGGAATTCGGTGTACCTTGCATGCGAGCAGTGCACCGATCAGCGCAAGTGCGTTGGCAAAGAAGTTCGGCGTCAGCCGCCAGGTGATTGTGGGTGATGTAGCACTTCTGCGCGCGGCCAATGTGCCGATTTCCGCTACCCCGCGGGGCTATGTGATGCAGAAAGACACCGAGAGGCGCGGCTTAGTCCGCACCATTGCCTGCTGCCATGACAAAGAGAATATTGCGCAGGAGATGTATACCATTGTTGACAACGGCTGCGGTATCCTCGATGTAATTGTGGAGCATGCTGTTTATGGGCAGATTTCCGGTCAGCTTCATGCCTTTTCCCGCTATGATGTCGACTGTTTTCTAAAGAAGCTCGAAGGAAGCGAGGCGCTGCCGCTGTGCAACCTCACTGGCGGAGTTCACCTGCATACCATCGTCTGCCCGGATGAAGATGCTTACCAACGTGTGCTCGACCAACTGAAAGAAAAAGGGTTTCTTTTTGAAAAGGATACGCCGGAGGGATGA
- the proC gene encoding pyrroline-5-carboxylate reductase, translating to MTKKIGFIGCGNMANAIIGGILSAGALKPEDIIVSNHTSPKLEQAKAKYGIATTLSNKEAAAQCEILVLAVKPQYFSEVIEEISDDVPDSTVVVSLAPGKSLEKISDMFGRDLKLIRTMPNTPALVGEGMTALCPNQLVTPEELKEVRRLFDSFGKTEVVSESMMDAVVAVSGSSPAYVFLFIEAMADAAVMGGLPRAQAYTFAAQSVLGSAKMMLETGKHPGELKDMVCSPAGTTIEAVASLERSGFRGAVMEAMRACMKKSASM from the coding sequence ATGACAAAGAAGATTGGATTTATTGGATGCGGAAATATGGCGAACGCCATCATCGGCGGAATTCTCTCCGCCGGAGCGTTGAAGCCGGAAGATATAATCGTTTCAAACCACACATCCCCGAAGCTGGAGCAGGCCAAGGCAAAATACGGCATCGCCACAACGCTCAGCAACAAAGAAGCGGCTGCTCAGTGCGAAATCCTCGTGCTGGCGGTGAAACCTCAGTATTTCAGCGAGGTGATTGAGGAAATCTCGGACGATGTGCCGGATTCCACTGTTGTTGTCAGCCTTGCACCGGGAAAATCCCTTGAAAAAATAAGCGATATGTTCGGGCGCGATCTCAAACTCATCCGCACCATGCCGAATACGCCGGCACTTGTGGGGGAGGGAATGACCGCCCTCTGCCCCAACCAACTCGTAACGCCGGAGGAACTCAAGGAAGTCCGCCGTTTGTTTGATTCGTTCGGAAAGACAGAGGTTGTCAGCGAATCCATGATGGACGCCGTAGTCGCGGTCAGCGGAAGCTCCCCGGCCTATGTATTCCTGTTCATCGAGGCGATGGCAGACGCGGCCGTCATGGGCGGACTGCCGCGCGCACAGGCCTATACGTTTGCGGCACAGTCGGTTCTCGGCAGCGCCAAGATGATGCTGGAAACCGGCAAGCACCCCGGTGAGCTCAAAGACATGGTCTGCTCGCCGGCCGGAACGACGATTGAGGCGGTAGCTTCACTGGAACGCTCGGGGTTCCGCGGTGCCGTCATGGAAGCCATGCGCGCCTGCATGAAAAAATCGGCTTCCATGTAA
- a CDS encoding TetR/AcrR family transcriptional regulator: MGEKLLGNKALKMKKLYDAAYELFTSKGVHNTVIDDIVKHAGVAKGTFYLYCKDKYDLVDRVIIRKLSFVINNAMKALSEKKKAEELDFQESVIFFADYLINYFRGDTRFLELIVKNFSESLYQKLFRCEELEPTRKIFVENFMLNGGSSENAGKRLYLIVCLVSIVCYNSIVQKMPYTFEQIKPELYRSVRQILT; this comes from the coding sequence GTGGGCGAAAAGCTGCTTGGAAACAAGGCTTTAAAAATGAAAAAGCTCTACGATGCAGCTTACGAACTCTTTACATCGAAAGGCGTGCATAACACTGTCATCGACGATATCGTCAAGCACGCAGGCGTGGCAAAGGGTACGTTTTACCTCTACTGCAAGGATAAATATGATCTAGTTGACCGCGTAATTATCCGCAAGTTGTCGTTTGTGATCAACAATGCGATGAAAGCTCTTTCCGAAAAGAAAAAGGCTGAAGAGTTGGACTTTCAGGAAAGCGTGATTTTCTTTGCCGACTATCTAATAAATTATTTTCGCGGCGACACCCGATTCCTCGAGCTAATCGTAAAAAACTTCTCCGAGAGCTTGTACCAAAAGCTGTTCCGGTGCGAAGAGCTTGAGCCGACGCGAAAGATCTTCGTGGAAAACTTCATGCTGAACGGAGGAAGCAGTGAGAATGCCGGCAAACGCCTTTACCTCATCGTCTGCTTGGTGAGCATCGTTTGCTACAATTCCATTGTTCAGAAAATGCCTTATACGTTCGAGCAGATAAAGCCGGAGCTGTACCGTTCCGTCAGGCAGATTCTCACCTGA
- a CDS encoding efflux RND transporter permease subunit, which produces MPSKITRFLTHHPVLIITLAVLLLIPSLIGYAHTRVNYDILSYLPETLDSTKGEAELENTFHDAATSIIVIDNMPAKDVVALKDKIKEVPGVNSALWVDDIADITIPKDMLPDLLRDTVYSGDSTLMLVTYNGAASSDETLTALTNVRKLLNKQCFLSGLSAVTKDTCDLVTTQVPYYVLFAFLFSIIAMTLCMRSWLLPLVFMLGFLFPVAYNFGSNVFLGEISYITQAIAAVLQLGVTMDFSIFLLNRYDEERQKYDDPRDAMAIAIQKAFVAIISSSTAVVAGFAALCFMELTLGRDIGIVMMKGVILGVLSTLTILPSLVLVFDKPIYRFTHRTLIPPFDRGTNFIMRHRKGFAIAFILIIIPAALIRNQTQLYYDLQKSLPSSLPSITASNKLKSTFNMTSTNFVIIDDNLPVSKVQAITSDIRDLDGIDSVVCYSDILGPAIPDDIVPSDVREIFKKDGRQIILVTTKYNTATDAANKQISEIASIAKKYDPTSKVTGESALTKDLIDVASHDFKVSDMISIAFIFLIVAFTFRSLALPVLLICIIECSIFINIGVAPIMGTVIPFISPTVVSCIQLGATVDYSILITSRFLEEMQNGRERGEAIRIAMTTSFPAIVTSALVLFSATSGVSVVSNIEIIKSICTMLARGALVSVVVIVLFLPPLLYILQPVIEKLSFKRKKSGATAG; this is translated from the coding sequence TTGCCTTCCAAAATAACAAGGTTTTTGACTCACCACCCCGTCCTCATTATTACACTCGCCGTGCTGCTGCTGATTCCGAGCCTCATCGGCTACGCACATACCCGCGTCAATTACGACATTCTTTCCTACCTGCCTGAGACGCTCGACTCCACCAAGGGCGAGGCCGAACTAGAGAATACCTTCCACGACGCGGCCACATCGATTATTGTCATTGACAATATGCCGGCAAAAGACGTCGTGGCCCTGAAGGACAAAATTAAGGAAGTGCCCGGTGTCAATTCGGCTTTGTGGGTTGACGACATCGCCGATATCACCATCCCGAAGGATATGCTTCCCGACCTTCTGCGTGACACGGTATACAGCGGAGATTCCACGCTGATGCTTGTCACCTACAACGGAGCGGCATCTTCCGACGAGACGCTCACAGCACTCACCAATGTACGGAAGCTTCTGAACAAACAGTGCTTTTTGAGCGGATTATCCGCCGTCACAAAGGACACCTGCGACCTCGTCACCACTCAGGTTCCTTATTATGTTTTGTTCGCCTTCCTGTTCTCCATCATCGCAATGACGCTGTGCATGCGCTCATGGCTGCTGCCGCTTGTCTTTATGCTGGGCTTTCTGTTCCCGGTGGCTTACAACTTCGGTTCCAACGTTTTTCTCGGCGAGATTTCCTACATTACGCAGGCAATCGCGGCGGTGCTGCAGCTCGGCGTTACCATGGACTTTTCCATCTTCCTGCTGAACCGCTACGACGAAGAACGGCAGAAATATGACGACCCGCGTGACGCGATGGCCATAGCCATTCAAAAAGCGTTCGTCGCCATCATCAGCAGCTCAACCGCTGTGGTAGCAGGCTTCGCCGCCCTCTGCTTCATGGAACTCACCCTCGGACGCGACATCGGCATTGTCATGATGAAGGGCGTCATTCTCGGCGTTCTCTCCACCCTGACGATTCTGCCCTCGCTCGTGTTGGTATTTGACAAACCGATTTACCGCTTCACCCACAGAACGCTCATTCCGCCGTTTGACCGCGGCACAAACTTCATCATGAGGCACCGCAAGGGATTTGCCATTGCGTTCATTCTCATCATCATCCCGGCGGCGCTCATCCGCAACCAAACTCAGCTTTACTATGACCTTCAGAAGTCGCTGCCGTCAAGCCTTCCCTCTATTACGGCTTCCAATAAGCTGAAAAGCACATTTAACATGACCTCAACAAACTTCGTCATTATCGACGACAACCTGCCCGTCAGCAAGGTGCAGGCCATCACATCTGACATCCGCGACTTAGACGGCATTGATTCGGTCGTATGCTACAGCGATATCCTCGGCCCAGCCATCCCAGACGATATCGTTCCCTCCGATGTTCGTGAAATTTTCAAAAAGGACGGCCGGCAGATCATTCTCGTCACCACGAAATACAACACGGCAACCGATGCGGCAAACAAGCAAATCAGCGAGATAGCGTCAATTGCCAAAAAGTATGACCCCACTTCCAAGGTGACTGGCGAAAGCGCACTGACCAAAGACCTCATTGATGTGGCCAGCCACGACTTCAAGGTATCGGACATGATTTCGATTGCCTTTATCTTCCTAATTGTGGCATTCACCTTCCGTTCGCTGGCGCTGCCTGTTCTCCTCATCTGCATCATTGAGTGTTCCATTTTCATCAATATCGGCGTCGCACCGATCATGGGAACGGTGATTCCGTTTATTTCGCCGACCGTCGTCAGCTGTATTCAGCTCGGTGCCACGGTGGACTACTCCATCCTCATCACCTCACGGTTCCTAGAAGAGATGCAAAACGGCCGCGAACGCGGCGAGGCAATACGCATCGCTATGACGACTTCCTTCCCGGCCATCGTGACAAGTGCACTGGTACTGTTCAGCGCGACCTCAGGTGTATCCGTTGTCTCCAACATTGAAATCATCAAGAGTATCTGCACCATGCTGGCGCGCGGCGCGCTCGTGAGCGTTGTCGTCATCGTG